The bacterium genome window below encodes:
- a CDS encoding translocation/assembly module TamB domain-containing protein: MKRGRLLVRVGLYLFLGAVVLTVVAMVLLMAPVSPLRAAVNSWLTSVLVSEFGPGAEIGTLNLGWRSLTLSNVTLPLDSGGTLLTVRRVEADFDPVRLLENPRKLQRTVRAVRIHDAMLVFDLPAKDSSRQDAASWIPRVVVPSRFYHEVGQLDSLRSVSFVNCRVVASDIASACQEIVRFNGVVLPSRPDGFRFIGYGSWLDDATRTLTLTGRVSPSDKYLEANARFAVPPGRLFNSLISFAEVSTEDGVIALHVETVDSLLVVKGSASFRRLKAEGDFGIVEIDDAWLDLSSDTVSVAPLSVRHEMASGILSGWILLRGRGEASLEGRLEMSELSKLPGADLMKLGIGGTARIHCTVTGEFDHPLCKVQATSEKMHLFGQSATEARAEVSIDGSGIRLDQLTIATPKARASAGGTMSLERAGPIVGSGRLDFETSPAILGWESRLRSVCFDVTGTVANPAIDLEFVSGVGSELGRASISRSDSLWQVVSYTGHDELCVLDVVPGEHAVRISGENVQHLLTMLVGDTTLPLDPIERLDFSFAGDGTSGDLQVNGVVRADSVKLWTQLAREFRFSGRYERTAAARTNLHGQWRGITGRGIPFEGRAEIGIERRYVQVDHFFIDEVGELRGWVDLGSRELDLNLDFTDLVAERLPVHPTFLDRAKLKGKFAGFFQVSGSLDRPRWAASVAMINGSVLNVPGYWINLEAEGIGFHAQVRDFELGRDVRRIVAANGEIDFEADSISVHAEVNSAQANDFFLALTGRHGLFTGELDARATVTGAISEPEIDAWLAIHQGELFGEIYADDVVATFQTSRTDDGRRVYRVPECVFRKDATYQFSVQAEVDAKSGGLSGRAEGQGDFLDLVDQVDRTFRTRGSECSLRVEIGGTLGKPELVGGELTVTGGRFTYTDACPNPLETEIALRLGAGGCVEPGYIRFRTGERQLEIRTAPANLSVRTGLEPLIIPTPRVNLGVLEVRSSGNGMLLRLPGLMKPEWTGLFTFGSESGVPVTISGEGEDRLLMTGPMGVRNARLTFPFVGGSGRPRPVAEWLMNRLIEARWDVSVAVGAGNHYDVGITGLKDSEMFAPLRGEPVFETLADYIDHLSIDAIVDPADEPVRIGGTIDNETFHLNGRMTSSRGKAEYLDQTFRVDYVIAEFDETDVMPILEGRGETQGVDSLGRSVPVYLTMYQLDRETNTRQRRGRLDKVTFVLESDVTETPEQTLTLLGYSQTDMGGKAGQVVASTFTRVIGRRWLDPLERHLERWTIFDEVTLSPSGGRGAPLARQQRARAINDTLTSSPVVKFFTGSQVTVGKYLTPDLFVTYTGELAEGQIEIGTRIGLIHFWNLEYRMNPLSRDLVLDFAVEYDEVERRRDESVSLKYSFALEP, translated from the coding sequence ATGAAAAGGGGAAGACTACTCGTCCGGGTGGGACTGTACCTATTCCTCGGCGCAGTCGTGCTTACCGTGGTCGCGATGGTCCTGTTGATGGCACCGGTCAGCCCGCTCCGAGCCGCGGTGAACTCATGGTTAACCTCCGTACTGGTTTCTGAATTCGGTCCCGGCGCGGAAATCGGTACTCTGAACTTAGGCTGGCGCTCTTTGACATTATCGAATGTGACGCTGCCTTTGGACAGCGGCGGAACACTTCTTACCGTGCGGCGGGTGGAAGCGGATTTTGATCCGGTTCGGCTGCTCGAAAATCCGCGGAAACTCCAGCGGACAGTGCGAGCGGTACGGATCCATGATGCAATGTTGGTCTTTGATCTTCCCGCGAAAGACAGCAGCCGCCAAGACGCCGCCTCGTGGATCCCACGGGTGGTTGTGCCGTCGCGATTCTACCATGAAGTTGGGCAACTGGACAGTCTGCGGTCGGTCTCCTTCGTCAATTGCCGGGTGGTTGCGAGTGATATCGCCTCCGCTTGTCAGGAAATCGTCCGATTCAACGGAGTCGTGTTGCCATCACGTCCCGATGGTTTTCGTTTTATTGGTTACGGGTCATGGCTTGATGACGCGACACGTACGCTCACGTTGACCGGACGGGTGTCTCCCTCCGACAAGTACCTGGAAGCAAACGCTCGGTTTGCGGTTCCGCCCGGGCGACTCTTCAATTCGCTCATCTCGTTCGCCGAAGTGAGCACGGAAGACGGTGTGATTGCACTGCACGTCGAAACGGTGGACTCGCTGCTTGTTGTCAAAGGCTCCGCTTCCTTTAGGCGTTTGAAGGCGGAGGGTGACTTTGGGATCGTGGAGATTGACGACGCATGGCTGGATTTGTCGTCCGACACGGTTTCGGTGGCTCCGCTGTCCGTTCGTCACGAAATGGCTTCGGGAATTCTTTCGGGCTGGATTCTGCTGCGGGGACGCGGCGAAGCGAGCCTTGAGGGACGTTTGGAGATGAGCGAGTTATCGAAGCTCCCGGGTGCCGATCTGATGAAGCTGGGAATCGGGGGGACGGCCAGGATTCACTGCACCGTAACGGGAGAATTCGATCATCCTTTGTGCAAAGTCCAAGCGACTTCGGAAAAGATGCACCTGTTCGGCCAATCGGCCACCGAGGCGCGTGCCGAGGTCTCGATTGACGGAAGTGGAATTCGACTGGATCAACTCACGATCGCAACCCCGAAAGCGCGAGCGAGTGCCGGTGGAACGATGAGCCTCGAACGAGCGGGTCCGATCGTCGGAAGCGGCAGGCTCGACTTCGAGACGTCTCCCGCGATTCTGGGTTGGGAATCGCGCCTGCGATCCGTATGTTTCGACGTGACGGGTACGGTCGCGAATCCCGCGATTGACCTGGAGTTCGTATCGGGGGTCGGCTCGGAACTGGGGCGAGCCTCGATCAGCCGATCGGATAGTCTGTGGCAAGTTGTGTCGTACACCGGTCACGATGAATTGTGCGTACTCGACGTGGTTCCGGGCGAACACGCAGTTCGGATTAGCGGGGAGAACGTGCAGCACCTGCTGACCATGCTGGTTGGCGATACGACGCTGCCGCTGGATCCGATCGAAAGACTGGACTTCAGTTTCGCCGGTGACGGCACGAGCGGCGACCTGCAAGTGAATGGCGTCGTTCGCGCGGATTCGGTGAAACTGTGGACGCAATTGGCGCGCGAGTTCCGTTTCTCGGGACGCTACGAACGAACCGCCGCAGCGCGCACGAATCTGCACGGGCAATGGAGGGGAATCACGGGAAGAGGCATTCCATTCGAAGGCCGTGCTGAAATAGGAATCGAGCGTCGTTACGTCCAAGTGGACCATTTCTTCATAGACGAAGTGGGGGAGCTGCGGGGATGGGTGGATCTGGGCAGCCGTGAGCTCGACCTGAATTTGGATTTTACGGATTTGGTGGCCGAGCGGCTACCGGTGCATCCGACGTTTCTCGATCGCGCCAAGCTGAAAGGCAAGTTTGCGGGTTTCTTTCAGGTCAGCGGATCTCTGGATCGTCCCCGATGGGCGGCCAGCGTGGCGATGATCAACGGATCGGTGTTGAATGTTCCCGGCTATTGGATCAATCTGGAAGCCGAGGGGATCGGGTTTCATGCACAAGTCCGGGATTTCGAGCTCGGTCGTGACGTTCGACGAATCGTTGCCGCGAATGGTGAAATTGACTTCGAGGCGGATTCCATCTCGGTTCACGCCGAGGTTAACTCGGCGCAAGCCAATGACTTTTTCCTTGCACTAACCGGGCGGCATGGGTTATTCACCGGCGAGTTGGATGCGCGGGCGACGGTCACCGGCGCGATCTCGGAACCGGAGATAGACGCTTGGCTGGCGATTCATCAGGGAGAACTTTTCGGAGAAATCTACGCGGACGACGTCGTCGCCACGTTTCAAACGTCGCGGACGGACGACGGGCGGCGAGTGTACCGTGTGCCCGAGTGCGTCTTCCGCAAGGACGCAACCTATCAATTCTCCGTGCAAGCCGAAGTGGACGCGAAGAGTGGCGGGTTATCCGGCAGAGCGGAAGGTCAGGGAGATTTCCTGGATCTTGTAGATCAGGTGGACCGAACGTTTCGCACGCGGGGGAGCGAATGCTCGCTGCGAGTCGAGATCGGCGGAACTCTGGGTAAACCCGAGCTCGTCGGTGGCGAGCTGACGGTAACCGGAGGACGTTTCACTTATACGGATGCTTGTCCGAATCCTCTGGAAACGGAGATCGCATTGCGACTGGGAGCCGGCGGTTGTGTCGAGCCCGGTTACATCCGGTTCCGAACCGGGGAACGTCAGCTTGAGATTCGGACGGCTCCGGCAAATCTGTCTGTGCGCACCGGACTCGAACCGCTCATCATCCCCACGCCCCGAGTGAATCTCGGAGTTCTGGAGGTGCGATCGAGCGGGAACGGAATGCTGCTCAGGCTGCCGGGGCTCATGAAGCCGGAATGGACGGGTCTGTTCACGTTCGGTTCCGAGAGCGGAGTGCCGGTCACGATTTCCGGGGAAGGGGAAGATCGCCTATTAATGACCGGTCCGATGGGAGTTCGCAACGCGCGATTGACGTTTCCCTTCGTCGGCGGCAGCGGCCGACCGAGGCCCGTCGCCGAATGGTTGATGAATCGTCTTATTGAGGCGCGCTGGGACGTAAGCGTGGCGGTGGGGGCGGGGAATCATTACGATGTGGGGATCACCGGCCTCAAAGACTCCGAGATGTTTGCACCGTTGCGAGGCGAGCCGGTGTTCGAGACTCTGGCCGACTATATTGATCACCTGTCCATTGATGCAATTGTGGATCCGGCTGACGAGCCGGTGCGGATCGGTGGGACGATTGACAATGAGACGTTCCACCTGAACGGACGGATGACATCGTCACGCGGAAAGGCGGAGTATCTCGACCAGACCTTTCGAGTGGACTATGTGATCGCCGAATTCGATGAGACCGACGTCATGCCCATTCTCGAGGGAAGGGGTGAAACGCAGGGAGTGGACAGTCTGGGTCGGTCGGTGCCCGTTTATCTGACCATGTACCAACTCGATCGCGAGACCAACACTCGTCAACGGCGAGGACGATTGGATAAGGTCACGTTTGTCCTGGAAAGCGACGTGACGGAAACGCCGGAACAGACTCTCACGCTTCTCGGCTACAGTCAAACGGACATGGGCGGCAAAGCCGGACAGGTAGTGGCTTCAACCTTCACACGGGTCATTGGTCGTCGCTGGCTGGACCCTCTCGAACGGCATTTGGAGCGATGGACGATTTTCGATGAAGTGACGCTCAGTCCTTCCGGCGGACGAGGCGCTCCTCTGGCTCGGCAGCAACGCGCGCGCGCCATCAACGACACTCTCACCTCGAGTCCGGTGGTAAAGTTTTTCACGGGTTCACAGGTTACGGTCGGGAAGTACCTGACGCCGGATTTGTTCGTCACCTACACCGGCGAGCTGGCCGAGGGACAGATCGAAATCGGAACCCGCATTGGCCTGATCCATTTCTGGAATCTTGAATACCGCATGAATCCGTTGTCTCGCGATCTGGTGCTGGACTTCGCCGTCGAGTACGACGAGGTCGAACGCCGTCGCGACGAATCAGTTTCCCTAAAATACTCCTTTGCTCTGGAGCCCTGA
- a CDS encoding FAD-dependent oxidoreductase, protein MKGLPELLQGLQSLGTNVLLQDQPYPVAAPRSPEHAVECVRAAQEHSFVVMALGTGSSFPPDFSLLRDRVLALLTVGLAETRMLSPFVMRASAGSAIETIIQCEVQADRKTLGGFIAGARNGFSDPLVRALWSRIQTVEVLTSDAVLRGFPGPARTGGDGGAAAGLLVGSRGRLGMITAVELKPPLPILVSGIADGNSRHPSFRSVGGDSVLGAGEIRAIVDRHGLFQW, encoded by the coding sequence ATGAAGGGTTTGCCGGAACTCCTCCAGGGACTGCAGAGCTTGGGTACGAACGTGCTGCTTCAGGATCAACCGTATCCGGTTGCAGCGCCCCGTTCGCCGGAGCACGCGGTGGAGTGTGTCCGAGCGGCTCAGGAACACTCCTTTGTGGTCATGGCGCTGGGAACCGGAAGCTCCTTTCCCCCGGACTTTTCGCTTCTGCGGGATCGCGTTTTGGCCTTGCTTACGGTGGGACTTGCCGAGACGCGAATGCTCTCGCCGTTCGTCATGCGAGCCTCCGCCGGTTCGGCCATCGAAACGATCATACAGTGTGAAGTACAAGCGGATCGAAAGACTCTGGGGGGATTCATCGCGGGAGCGCGGAATGGTTTCTCCGATCCATTGGTTCGCGCGCTCTGGTCACGAATTCAAACTGTCGAAGTGTTGACGTCGGACGCCGTGCTTCGCGGATTTCCCGGACCCGCACGGACCGGCGGCGATGGTGGTGCGGCCGCCGGTTTGCTTGTCGGATCGCGCGGGCGGCTGGGCATGATCACCGCCGTGGAATTGAAACCACCGCTCCCTATCCTTGTTTCGGGTATTGCGGACGGGAATTCCAGACATCCGTCTTTTCGCTCCGTCGGCGGAGACTCTGTGCTCGGTGCGGGAGAAATTCGCGCGATCGTGGACAGACATGGTCTGTTCCAGTGGTAG
- the uppS gene encoding di-trans,poly-cis-decaprenylcistransferase yields the protein MDGNGRWARARGLRRADGHREGVKSVREIVEACGELGVEVLTLYTFSRENWKRPRSEVEALMQLLVVTVGREIENLIRNNVRLRVIGRLEDLSVRARRALSRAIQRTEKSTGLILNLALSYGGRQEIVDAAKALAREGTIDFTEEDFAAHLYTAGLCDPDLLIRTSGELRLSNFLLWQLAYTEIVVTDALWPDFRRPQLLAAIEEYGRRERRFGAVTETE from the coding sequence ATGGACGGCAATGGGCGCTGGGCTCGGGCGCGCGGCCTGCGTCGGGCGGATGGTCATCGGGAAGGTGTGAAGTCGGTTCGCGAGATCGTCGAGGCTTGTGGGGAGCTGGGAGTGGAAGTGCTCACCCTCTACACCTTTTCGCGGGAGAACTGGAAACGGCCGCGCAGTGAAGTGGAAGCCCTTATGCAGCTATTGGTCGTTACCGTCGGCCGGGAGATCGAGAACTTGATCCGCAACAACGTGCGGCTGCGCGTCATCGGTCGGCTGGAAGACCTGAGTGTACGCGCGCGACGAGCTCTGTCGCGGGCCATTCAGCGGACGGAAAAGAGCACCGGATTGATACTGAATCTCGCGCTTTCCTACGGCGGTCGGCAGGAGATCGTGGATGCGGCGAAGGCTCTCGCTCGCGAAGGCACGATAGACTTTACGGAAGAGGATTTCGCCGCGCATCTCTACACCGCAGGATTGTGTGACCCAGACCTGCTGATTCGGACTTCGGGTGAACTGCGGCTGTCGAATTTTCTGCTGTGGCAGCTTGCCTATACCGAGATCGTGGTGACGGATGCGTTGTGGCCGGACTTCCGTCGTCCCCAGCTTCTGGCGGCGATCGAGGAATATGGACGGCGAGAGAGACGATTTGGAGCCGTGACGGAGACAGAATGA
- a CDS encoding tetratricopeptide repeat protein: MKRTFIIAVAVLAMAGMVFAQELASARLYKKQGEWLKSLDFYNQVLEKAPSLLDAYFERGELYYDVLSDSSKVELAQPMAGETENPERVLLERMVADFQQATIEHTPKDKSKIRKFQKAIDRMLQTRWNHHYFIAVLCDSLYDQNVGAGVTDPDPKQHLLKGVEELDLAIVALPAKWNAYGLRAQILGKLTRADESLESWNQALERIRASDMKKEQPDEYEQAVQVIQGKLLQGNYSLNRYRETVELADQILAKDSANIDALQFKAFALAQLGTDESMTQEERNEYKSRAITALEAAKKARPDDPTILYYIGQFNLQLADTAAALAAFNEFLTKEEKDRDVLFALGVIYLEGGTFADTVKARDTFAKLVEHFPDDGAGWTNYGVALIRLREIDKGREAIEKGKTARP; encoded by the coding sequence ATGAAACGCACATTCATCATTGCTGTTGCCGTTCTGGCGATGGCCGGCATGGTGTTCGCGCAGGAACTGGCATCGGCCAGGCTGTACAAGAAACAGGGCGAATGGCTCAAGTCGTTGGACTTCTATAATCAGGTGCTCGAAAAAGCTCCCAGTCTACTGGACGCGTATTTCGAGCGCGGCGAGCTATACTACGACGTCTTGTCCGATTCGAGCAAGGTTGAGCTTGCACAACCAATGGCGGGAGAAACGGAGAATCCGGAACGGGTACTTCTGGAACGAATGGTGGCGGACTTCCAGCAAGCGACCATCGAACACACCCCCAAGGATAAGAGCAAGATCCGCAAATTTCAGAAGGCGATTGACCGGATGCTGCAAACCCGGTGGAACCACCACTATTTCATTGCGGTGCTGTGTGATTCCCTATACGATCAGAACGTGGGCGCGGGCGTCACGGATCCGGATCCGAAACAACACCTGCTGAAGGGTGTCGAGGAACTCGATCTGGCCATCGTAGCTCTGCCCGCGAAGTGGAACGCATACGGACTGCGGGCGCAGATTCTGGGCAAGCTGACTCGCGCCGATGAGTCTCTGGAAAGTTGGAATCAGGCGCTCGAGCGCATTCGGGCATCCGACATGAAAAAGGAACAACCCGACGAGTACGAACAGGCCGTTCAGGTGATTCAGGGCAAGCTCTTGCAGGGGAACTACAGCCTGAATCGCTATCGGGAGACCGTCGAGTTGGCCGATCAAATCCTCGCGAAGGATTCCGCCAACATAGATGCGCTCCAGTTCAAGGCGTTTGCTCTGGCTCAACTCGGCACGGATGAGAGCATGACTCAGGAGGAACGTAACGAGTATAAGAGTCGAGCGATCACGGCACTGGAAGCGGCGAAGAAGGCTCGACCCGATGATCCGACGATTCTATACTATATCGGGCAGTTTAATCTGCAACTTGCCGACACGGCGGCGGCTTTGGCTGCCTTCAACGAGTTCTTGACGAAGGAAGAGAAGGATCGCGACGTCCTCTTTGCATTGGGAGTCATCTATCTGGAGGGCGGGACCTTCGCCGACACGGTGAAAGCGCGGGATACGTTTGCCAAGCTGGTGGAACATTTCCCCGATGACGGCGCAGGATGGACCAACTATGGTGTGGCGCTCATTCGACTGCGCGAGATTGACAAGGGAAGAGAGGCGATCGAGAAGGGGAAAACCGCTCGTCCGTGA
- the mtnA gene encoding S-methyl-5-thioribose-1-phosphate isomerase, with protein MRPLIWSDGELHILDQRALPGRVKWIRARRAETVAEAIESLAVRGAPLIGITAAYGVALEARRRGVNAARLHDTIERLRNTRPTGYNLFFALAKMEEIIERGGHDPAARLFRQARKLHRDDARACLTMARQGVGLMRRGERVLTYCNTGALATGGIGTALGVIKLGYREGRVAEVFACETRPVGQGARLTAWECAAAGIPVTVICDNMAAALMSSGRVDRVFVGADRIARNGDTSNKIGTFQLAVTAKAFRIPFHVVAPLSTFDTSLSSGRTIPIEERDAAEVTRWISGLDRVHGVQVWNPSFDVTPVRFIAGHVTEQGVLEPPFVFQQQTTRKE; from the coding sequence ATCCGGCCGCTGATCTGGTCGGACGGTGAGCTGCACATCCTCGATCAGCGCGCATTGCCCGGTCGAGTGAAGTGGATTCGCGCTCGACGAGCCGAGACCGTGGCAGAAGCGATCGAGTCGCTCGCAGTGCGGGGCGCGCCACTGATCGGAATCACGGCGGCTTACGGAGTGGCACTGGAAGCTCGACGGCGCGGAGTCAATGCGGCCAGACTGCATGACACGATTGAGCGTTTGAGGAATACGCGCCCGACGGGATACAACCTATTTTTCGCGCTGGCGAAAATGGAGGAAATCATCGAACGGGGCGGGCACGATCCGGCGGCACGTTTGTTTCGTCAGGCTCGCAAGCTGCATCGTGATGACGCACGAGCCTGTCTAACCATGGCTCGTCAAGGAGTGGGGCTGATGAGACGGGGCGAGCGAGTGCTCACTTACTGCAATACGGGCGCGCTGGCCACGGGCGGAATCGGCACGGCACTGGGCGTGATCAAGCTGGGGTATCGCGAAGGCAGAGTCGCCGAAGTTTTTGCCTGTGAAACGCGACCCGTTGGGCAGGGAGCCCGACTCACCGCCTGGGAGTGCGCGGCGGCGGGGATTCCGGTCACGGTGATTTGTGACAACATGGCGGCGGCGCTCATGAGCAGCGGTCGCGTGGATCGCGTGTTCGTGGGCGCGGATCGCATCGCACGAAACGGCGATACGTCCAACAAGATCGGAACGTTTCAACTGGCGGTAACCGCGAAAGCGTTTCGGATTCCTTTCCACGTCGTCGCTCCGTTGTCCACGTTTGACACGAGTCTGTCATCCGGCCGGACGATTCCGATTGAGGAACGTGATGCCGCCGAGGTGACGCGCTGGATTTCCGGATTGGACCGGGTGCACGGTGTTCAAGTATGGAATCCGTCCTTCGATGTGACTCCCGTGCGCTTCATCGCCGGCCACGTGACCGAACAGGGAGTACTCGAACCGCCGTTTGTCTTTCAACAACAAACCACTCGAAAGGAATAG